The following coding sequences lie in one Haematobia irritans isolate KBUSLIRL chromosome 3, ASM5000362v1, whole genome shotgun sequence genomic window:
- the Top3beta gene encoding DNA topoisomerase 3-beta, with the protein MKKVLMVAEKPSLAASLAQILSNGRASSKKGSNSCSTHEWNGEFKGSNVLFRMTSVCGHVMSLDFVGKYNSWDRVDPVELFGCPTEKKEANAKQHMPSFLAQEARGCDYLVLWLDCDKEGENICYEVMECVSGVINNVYNRNVTYRAHFSAITEKDIKGAMNSLGYPNENEAKSVDARQELDLRIGCAFTRFQTKFFQGRYGDLDSSLISYGPCQTPTLGFCVKRHDDIQTFKPESFWYLQLTAGQPEFLFEWNRGRVFKKDIGTMLLNLVKSQKEGLIESVSSKEQAKVRPQALNTVELMRICSSGLGIGPFQAMQIAERLYTQGYISYPRTETNQYPPNFDLNAVLHILKPSSEFGAEAQEILNDFNQPRKGKDAGDHPPITPMKLASRNDFERDTWRVYDFICRHFLGTISKDLKYRTTTVKLKIATETFTCTANVLIDPGYTKVMTWQAFGRDEAIPQFKEGDRVAINEVRMAESQTSPPDYLTEAELITLMEQHGIGTDASIPVHINNICQRNYVTIESGRKLIPTNLGIVLVHGYQKIDPELVLPTMRSEVEKMLNLISKGSADFKAVLKHAIEIFRLKFLYFVKNISNMDSLFEVSFSPLAESGKSLSRCGKCRRYMKYIQTKPARLHCSQCDETYSLPNGGNVKVYREFKCPLDDFELLAFTTGAKGRSYPFCPYCYNHPPFRDMPKNGGCNTCTHPTCPHSQNTLGISGCVECEPGVLVLDCTLAPSWKFGCNRCDVIINCFKGATKVFVEDDKCNECGAQTVNVVYKSDKTKFKDGSEEKSGCIFCSADFANLVEKHRAVASRPVNIRSGGRGGTRGARGGKPGRGAGRGRGGARQPKDKMAQLDAYFV; encoded by the exons ATGAAGAAAGTTTTGATGGTGGCCGAGAAACCATCTTTGGCGGCTTCGCTGGCACAGATTTTATCAAATGGCAGAGCAAGCTCAAAAAAAG GCTCTAACTCTTGTTCCACGCATGAATGGAATGGTGAATTCAAAGGATCCAATGTCCTTTTTCGCATGACTTCAGTTTGTGGACATGTCATGTCATTGGATTTCGTTGGAAAATACAACTCATGGGACCGTGTGGACCCCGTTGAATTATTTGGTTGCCCAACAGAGAAAAAGGAAGCTAATGCTAAACAACATATGCCTAGTTTTTTAGCTCAGGAAGCCAGAGGTTGCGATTATCTGGTTTTATGGCTCGATTGTGATAAGGAAGGCGAAAATATTTGCTACGAGGTCATGGAGTGCGTTTCGGGAGTTATAAACAATGTATATAACCGAAATGTCACATATAGAGCACACTTCTCGGCCATTACTGAAAAAGATATAAAAGGTGCCATGAACTCTTTGGGCTATCCGAATGAAAATGAGGCCAAGTCTGTCGATGCACGCCAAGAGTTGGATTTACGTATTGGTTGTGCGTTTACCAGATTCCAAACAAAGTTTTTCCAAGGCCGTTATGGTGATTTGGACTCATCGTTAATATCATATGGTCCATGTCAAACACCAACTTTGGGCTTTTGCGTCAAACGGCACGATGACATTCAAACTTTCAAGCCAGAAAGTTTTTGGTATTTGCAATTGACCGCTGGACAgccagaatttttatttgaatggaATCGAGGAAGAGTTTTTAAAAAAGATATAGGCACTATGTTGctcaatttagtaaaaagtcaaAAAGAAGGCCT TATAGAAAGTGTTTCTTCTAAGGAACAAGCCAAGGTGCGCCCTCAAGCATTAAATACCGTAGAACTAATGCGGATATGTAGTTCAGGTTTGGGTATAGGACCTTTCCAAGCCATGCAAATTGCAGAACGCCTCTATACACAGGGTTACATATCTTATCCGCGTACTGAAACTAACCAATATCCACCGAATTTCGATTTAAA CGCCGTTCTTCATATACTGAAACCTTCTTCTGAATTTGGAGCAGAGGCTCAGGAAATTCTTAATGATTTCAACCAGCCACGTAAAGGCAAAGATGCCGGTGACCATCCCCCAATTACACCTATGAAATTAGCATCACGCAATGATTTCGAAAGAGATACCTGGAGAGTGTACGATTTCATTTGTCGCCATTTTTTGGGTACAATATCGAAAGATTTGAAATATCGCACGACCACGGTTAAGCTGAAAATTGCAACGGAAACATTTACCTGTACCGCAAATGTCCTGATAGATCCAGGATATACTAAAGTCATGACTTGGCAAGCATTTGGTCGTGACGAGGCCATACCGCAATTTAAAGAAGGCGATCGTGTAGCGATAAATGAAGTGCGCATGGCGGAAAGTCAAACGTCACCACCTGATTATTTAACAGAGGCCGAATTGATTACACTTATGGAACAACATGGCATTGGTACCGATGCTTCCATTCCCGTTCACATTAACAACATTTGCCAGCGGAATTATGTGACAATAGAAAGCGGGCGTAAACTTATACCCACTAACTTGGGAATTGTATTGGTTCATGGCTATCAAAAG attgatcCTGAATTGGTTCTCCCTACTATGCGTtctgaagttgaaaaaatgttgaatcttATTTCAAAGGGATCTGCCGATTTTAAAGCTGTCCTTAAACACGCTATTGAGATATtccgtttgaaatttttatatttcgttaaaaatatttcaaatatggaTAGCTTGTTTGAGGTATCTTTTTCGCCCTTGGCCGAATCGGGGAAATCCCTATCGCGTTGTGGAAAATGCAGACGCTACATGAAATATATTCAAACCAAACCTGCACGTCTTCATTGTTCGCAATGCGATGAGACTTATTCTCTGCCAAATGGCGGCAATGTCAAAGTGTATAGAGAGTTCAAATGTCcactggatgactttgaattgctGGCTTTTACCACTGGTGCGAAAGGACGCTCTTATCCATTCTGCCCTTATTGCTACAACCATCCTCCATTCAGGGATATGCCCAAAAATGGTGGATGTAATACATGTACACATCCTACCTGCCCGCACTCACAAAACACACTTGGTATATCTGGCTGTGTGGAATGTGAACCTGGTGTTTTGGTTTTGGATTGCACTCTGGCACCAAGTtggaaatttggttgcaatagaTGTGATGTAATAATCAATTGCTTCAAAGGAGCCACCAAAGTATTTGTGGAGG atgaTAAATGCAATGAATGTGGAGCCCAGACAGTAAATGTCGTCTATAAATCGGACAAAACCAAGTTTAAAGATGGTTCAGAGGAAAAATCGGGCTGCATATTCTGTTCAGCTGATTTCGCAAATTTAGTGGAGAAACACCGTGCTGTTGCCTCAAGACCTGTAAATATTCGCAGTGGTGGTCGTGGTGGAACTCGCGGAGCCCGAGGAGGTAAACCCGGTCGTGGTGCTGGCAGAGGGCGTGGCGGAGCACGCCAACCCAAAGATAAAATGGCTCAATTGGATGCTTATTTCGTGTGA